From a single Anaerolineae bacterium genomic region:
- a CDS encoding hydrogenase iron-sulfur subunit, which translates to MPDWEPKIVAFLCSWCSYGAADLAGVSRLQYPPNLRVIRIPCTGRMSPKFILTAFRQGADGVWVSGUHPGECHYLEGNYYARRKFTLFKSLLEHTGIESGRIFFSWVSSSEANRFARLASEITSKVKDLGPNNNYIKQRPVKVAC; encoded by the coding sequence ATGCCTGATTGGGAACCAAAAATTGTAGCTTTTCTTTGCAGCTGGTGCAGTTATGGAGCTGCCGATCTTGCCGGGGTCAGTCGTTTGCAGTATCCACCGAACTTAAGGGTTATCAGGATCCCCTGTACCGGCCGGATGAGCCCGAAGTTTATTTTAACTGCTTTCAGGCAGGGGGCTGACGGTGTCTGGGTTTCCGGGTGACATCCCGGGGAATGCCATTACCTGGAAGGTAATTATTATGCCCGCAGAAAGTTTACACTCTTTAAAAGCCTTTTGGAACACACAGGAATTGAGTCCGGCCGGATCTTTTTTTCATGGGTCTCATCATCTGAAGCAAACAGATTTGCGCGACTTGCATCAGAAATCACCTCAAAGGTTAAGGATCTGGGGCCAAACAATAATTATATAAAACAAAGGCCTGTCAAGGTAGCATGTTAA
- a CDS encoding 4Fe-4S dicluster domain-containing protein, translating into MLKYIDTIRKISKRLLKEKTVDMVIGFRKGTVPMINEPCFTNKPDDVDSLVWDSNCGINLANYLTNRKEKIAIIAKGCDSRNIITHIIENKVKRDQLFIIGVPCKGMIDRHKIASMFEEEIIEVAEEGNIVIVKSAGFEKRLEKSEILQENCAVCIHRNPVIYDELVAEPVKEQTEIDRYKDVRRIEEMRVEEKNNFFDNLLSPCIRCYACRNACPLCYCPTCFVDESRPQWLGKSIDPTDIKTFHLLRAFHCAGRCTDCGACQRACPMGINVRIFTKKLEKDCFELYGWESGLSLKERPPLDTYKPDDPDLGI; encoded by the coding sequence ATGTTAAAATATATTGATACGATAAGAAAAATATCCAAGCGGCTCTTAAAGGAAAAAACAGTCGATATGGTAATAGGTTTCCGTAAGGGAACAGTGCCGATGATAAATGAGCCATGTTTTACAAACAAACCGGATGATGTGGATAGTCTGGTTTGGGACAGTAACTGCGGAATCAACCTGGCAAACTATCTAACCAACAGAAAGGAAAAAATTGCCATTATTGCCAAGGGATGCGATTCAAGAAACATTATTACACATATAATTGAAAACAAGGTTAAAAGAGATCAACTGTTTATTATTGGAGTGCCGTGCAAGGGGATGATCGACAGGCATAAGATTGCATCGATGTTTGAAGAGGAAATAATCGAGGTTGCGGAAGAGGGAAATATTGTCATTGTTAAGAGTGCTGGTTTTGAAAAAAGGCTGGAAAAATCAGAGATCCTGCAGGAAAACTGCGCAGTATGCATCCACCGCAATCCTGTTATATACGATGAACTTGTTGCCGAACCCGTAAAGGAACAGACAGAGATTGACAGATATAAAGATGTGCGCAGGATCGAAGAGATGCGGGTGGAAGAAAAAAATAATTTTTTTGACAATCTCCTTTCACCCTGCATCCGCTGCTATGCATGCAGAAATGCATGTCCCCTTTGCTACTGCCCCACATGCTTTGTGGACGAATCCCGGCCTCAGTGGTTAGGAAAAAGCATTGATCCCACAGACATTAAAACCTTCCATTTACTGAGGGCTTTTCACTGCGCCGGCAGGTGCACGGATTGCGGCGCCTGCCAGCGTGCTTGCCCAATGGGTATAAATGTCAGAATATTTACAAAAAAACTGGAAAAGGATTGTTTTGAATTATATGGCTGGGAATCAGGCCTGTCCCTGAAGGAACGCCCCCCTCTTGATACATACAAACCTGATGATCCGGATTTAGGAATTTAA
- a CDS encoding 4Fe-4S dicluster domain-containing protein, translated as MKIIRIDKKNWAEDIENLSGSYRLFGPVKDNSSHMFKELNKGELPDLNYFNTTLSPKSIIYPQSEVMLEYSLDENKENHHVMKEVKKDYSQRAVIGIRPCDAAAFSLVKRNFNTPEYKDPYWTRAYETTTFVGLACNNPQTTCFCRTAGNGPFHEDGLDVLLIDMGDHFFAKIISSKGETLLKAAGWKTETDAETSGNLVAAMKQKAEDAITASVFTDKLKNKKITDLFDAPFWEELAFACINCGTCTYVCPTCWCFDIQDEIYGLCGIRMRNWDSCMFPLFTLHGSGHNPRNTNMQRLRQRFMHKLKYYVDKYGNGIQCVGCGRCIRLCPVNIDIRKVCDLMNSYSA; from the coding sequence ATGAAGATCATAAGAATTGACAAGAAAAATTGGGCCGAAGATATTGAAAATTTAAGTGGATCTTACCGATTATTCGGCCCTGTTAAGGATAATAGCTCTCATATGTTTAAAGAGCTTAATAAGGGGGAGTTGCCGGATTTAAATTATTTCAACACAACCCTTTCACCCAAATCGATTATTTATCCTCAGTCTGAGGTTATGCTTGAATATAGCCTGGATGAAAACAAAGAAAATCATCATGTAATGAAAGAGGTAAAAAAGGATTATTCCCAACGCGCTGTGATCGGGATCAGACCATGTGATGCAGCGGCTTTTTCATTGGTCAAACGCAACTTCAACACCCCTGAATATAAGGACCCATACTGGACAAGGGCTTATGAGACAACCACATTTGTCGGGCTTGCATGCAACAACCCGCAGACCACATGTTTCTGCCGAACCGCCGGCAACGGCCCTTTTCATGAAGATGGACTTGATGTTCTCCTTATAGATATGGGAGATCATTTTTTTGCAAAAATAATTTCTTCAAAGGGTGAAACCCTGTTAAAGGCTGCCGGATGGAAAACCGAAACTGATGCCGAGACCAGCGGCAATCTGGTTGCAGCCATGAAACAGAAAGCAGAAGACGCAATAACCGCATCTGTTTTTACAGATAAATTAAAGAACAAAAAAATTACCGACCTTTTTGACGCCCCATTTTGGGAAGAGCTGGCTTTTGCATGCATAAACTGCGGAACATGCACATATGTTTGCCCGACATGCTGGTGTTTCGACATTCAGGATGAAATTTACGGGCTCTGCGGCATACGCATGCGGAATTGGGACAGCTGCATGTTTCCTCTTTTTACTCTACATGGATCAGGGCATAATCCAAGAAATACAAACATGCAGAGGCTCCGGCAGAGGTTTATGCACAAACTGAAATATTATGTGGACAAATACGGCAATGGGATTCAATGTGTCGGATGCGGTCGATGCATACGTCTGTGTCCGGTAAATATCGACATACGAAAAGTTTGTGATTTGATGAACAGTTATAGTGCCTAA